The Avibacterium sp. 20-132 genome segment ACTACCATCTGGCTTAGTATTAAATGAACCATCTGCCTGTTTATACACTTTATCACCATCTTTATTGGTATAAACCACTGGTAATTGTGCATTCTCAACCACTTTTTGAGAGTTCACTTTCAAGTCATAGTGAATATGACCATCTTCTGGTTGAGGCTGAGGACGACTTACATCAATTGTACCATCAGAAGATTCAACTGTTGTTGTCGCTGCCGCAGCAGCTTCTTTTAACTGCTTCACATTAACAGCATCAGTATCATCTGTCCCCTCCGCAACATTGGTAATTTTATTATCACCATTGCTTAAACCATTTTCAGTTAAACTTACATTTGGTTTAGTTGGATTAGAATTAGTAATAGTAATGCCATCTTTATTAATGACTGTGTTATCACCATCCTTACCGAATGTAGCAGAATCTAGGTCTGTCAGATCTTTAGCCATTTTCACAACTAAAGCACCATCTTCCACATCAACACGGGTATTCGCATCCGTTGCTTTTGCATTATTATCTAAACCACCTTTAATTTGTAAGGTTTCATTTAGTTTTTTCGCAACAGTGTCGGTACCATTACCCTGGAAGATTAAGCCATCATTCAAGGTTGCAACTTCTTCTTTTTCACCATTTGGTTTTTCATAAACGATACGAGTTTTGCTTTCGCCATCTTTACCGTCATTACCATCTAGGCCTTTTGCACCTTTCTCGACCTTAATGCTTGCTTGACCATCTTTACCGTCAGCACCATCTTTGCCGTTTACGCCATCAACACCATTAAAGACAATTGCATCTTTAGTGATTGTTGTGCCATCACGACCATCAGCACCTTTGACTCCGATAGTTCCATCTTTGCCATCTTTACCGCTTACACGAACATCACCTTCTAAAGCAACGGTTAATGATTTATCATTCGCATCGGCTGTAACAGTAACACCATCTTTACCTTTAATTTGAATTTGTTTACCTAATTCTTGAGTAACTTCCTTACCGCTATCATCAGTTAAACCAAATCCTTTTTGCGTTAAATTTTCAGTTAGTGCATTTGCCGTATTATGTAAGTCACTTACATTTACAGCGCTATTTGGCTTACTTTCAGCTGCTTTTTCTAATGCTTTTGTGAAATCTTCACCATTTTGAGGAGCAATCACACTTTTCACATTATCCAAAGTTTGTGGAGTCGCTGAACCATCTTGTGCTACTAATGATGTACCTGCTGGAGTAGCTGGCTGTGCACCTTCTTTTGGCAAGCCATTTTCTAAATCACTTGCTTTATAGAATGTATCACCTACTTTCACTAATGGATTACCTTGTTCATCAGTATAAACAATTGGTAAACCTGTTACATCAATATGGTAAGAATGAACGCCATCCTTGCTTGTAATAGTAGAAACTTTTGTATTCGCACCATCAACAACTTGAACAGTTTCACCTAATTTAACAGTTTGTGCATTACCGTCATTAGTTTGTAATTTCCAACCTGTATTAGTTAAATTATCAGAAACATTTTTCAAATCACCGATATTAGCTGCGTTAGTTAATGTAGGATCATTATCTTCTAATGAAGAAATATCTTTATCTCCCAAACCACTCGCAACATTTGTGATTTGATTTCCACCATTATTTAAGCCATCTTTCGTCAAGCTTACCGTTTCTGCTGGCGTACCGTTATTGATAGTCATACCATTATTAGTAATCGTCGTAACCGGATTATCTGATGTTGGATTTTCTGGGTTACCAAATGTTGCACTAGTTAAATCTCTTAATGCCTGCGCCATTTGAATTACTAATTGACCATTGATGCTATCTACACGTAAATTTTTATCTGTTACTGCAGCATCGGACTCTAAACCACCATTCTCACTTGCTTTTCCAGATAGTTTTAACGTGGTATTTAGTTTCTTATCAATGGTTTCACCAGTATCACCTTCAAAACGTAAACCATCGTTTAATGTTGCAACTTCTTCTTTTTCGCCATTTGGTTTTTCATAAACGATACGAGTTTTGCTTTCGCCATCTTTACCGTCATTACCATCTAGGCCTTTTGCTCCTTTCTCGACCTTAATGCTTGCTTGACCATCTTTACCGTCAGCACCATCTTTGCCGTTTACGCCATCAACACCATTAAAGACAATTGCATCTTTAGTGATTGTTGTGCCATCACGACCATCAGCACCTTTGACTCCGATAGTTCCATCTTTGCCATCTTTACCGCTTACACGAACATCACCAGAAAGTGAAACTTCTAGGCGGCGGCCGTCTTGCTCTGCATCTTTAGCCGTTACTGTTACGCCATCAACGCCTTTAATTTGGATTTGTTTACCTAATTCTTGAGTAACTTTATTACCGCTATCATCAGTTAAACCAAATCCTTTAGCTGTTAAAGCATCTGAAGTATTTTTCAGATCACTTACATTGACAGCACTGTTTGGTTTGCTGTCAGCAGCTTCTTTTAATACTGTTGAGAAATCTTTATCCTCAGTCGGAGTTTCAATTACACTCTTCACATTATCCAATGTTTGAGGCGTAGCAGTACCATCTTTAGAAACTAAAGTCGTTCCTGTTGGTGTCGCTTCTGGTGCATCTTGGTTAACCACACCATCTGTAACATCACTAGCTTTATAGAATTTATCGCCTACTTTCACTAACGGATTTCCATCTTCATCAGTATAAGCAACTGGTAAACCGGTTACATCAACATGGAATGTATGTTTGCCATTAGCATCAGTGACTGTTGAAACTTTGGTATTTGCACCATCAACCACTTGAACAGTTTCACCTAATTTAACTGTGCTTTCAGTACCATCATTAGTTTGTAACTTCCAACCAGTATCCGTTAATTTTTTAGAAACATTCTGCAAATCACCAATATTAGCAACATTTTTCAATGTATCGCCTTTAGCTTCTTCAAGTTTAGTATCACCTAAACCACTCTCAACGCCCGTGATTTGACCAGCAGGATTATTAATCACAATCTGGTTACCTGCAGCATTTTGTGTGGTAATTGCACCTGTTGAACCATCTACATTGACACCTGGTTTATTTTCTACACCTTTATTATCAACAGGATTATTACCAAACACCGCGCTGGTTAAATCTGTCAGCTCTTTAGCCATTTTCACAACTAAATTACCTTCATCATCAACATCAACTCGGGTATTTGCATCCGTTACATCTTTATCTTCGGCTAATCCACCTTTAACAGTTAAAGTTTCGTTAAGTTTTTTCTCAACAACTTTGTCACCGTTACCTTTGAATTTTAAGCCATCATTTAAGGTTGCAACAGTCTCTTTGTCACCATTTGGTTTTTCGTAAACGATACGAGTTTTGCTTTCGCCATCTTTGCCATCATTGCCAGCAAGTCCAGGCTCGCCTTTCTCTACTTTTACGCTTACTTGACCATTTTGTCCATCGGTACCATCTTTGCCGTCCACACCATCAACACCGTTGAATACGATTGCATCTGGTTTCACAACAACAGATTTACCATCTGCACCATCTTTACCATTGGTTACAGTAACCTCTTTAAACTCCGGTGCTTCTGCTACTTGAACTTCAATTTTACCGTTATTCACAACAGTACGAACATTTTTCGCGGTAGTAGTTACAGCATCTTCAGCCCCACCAACAACTTCAACTGTTTCACCAAGTTTTTTGGTTACAGCGTTACCGTCTTGTGCGGTTAAACCAAAACCTTTATTAGTTAATGCATCAGCAGTGTTTTTCAAATCACTTACATTTACAGCATTGTTCGCATTTGCTGTATTTGCAGCATCTAATTTATCAAGATAAGTATCGCCTTTTTGATCTGCAATGCTTGAACCAACATTAGCTAACTTAGTTGGTGTAGAAGTTGAACCGTCACCACTATTCATAGAAGCAATAACATCAGCTGCTTCAACACGTTTACCCTGACCATCTGCCTGAGTATTAAACGAACCATCTGCTTGTTTATATAATTTATTGCCTTCAGCATCTGTATAAACAACTGGTAATTGAGCACCCTCTACAATTTTTTGTTTATCAACAGTTAAATCATAATTTGTATGCCCATCTTCTTCGGTTGTTTCTCCAACTAGAATAGAGTCATCACTAGAAGTTACTGTCGTTCTAGCTTTTTTCACATCAGCAATATTTGCAGCATTAGTTAATGTATCACCCGTTGCATCTTCAAGAGCAGTGTCACCTAAACCACTTGCAACATTAGTGATCTGATTATTACCATTATCTAAGCCTTCATTGCTTAATTTAACGGTATCATTAGGGCCACCGATGAAACTGGTTTCAGTTGCTGTACGTAATGCTACATTACTACCATCATTATTAGTTGTAGTAATAGCACCGCCTGTGATTTCTGTAGAATCACCTGTCGTATTATCAGTGAATGTTGCAGAAGTTAAATCAGTAAGATTCTTAGCTAATTTAACAACTAGCTCTCCGCCTGTTACATCAACACGCGTATTCGCATCAGTAGCATCTTCACCCTGAGCCAATCCACCTTTAACAGTTAAGGTTTCATTCAGTTTCTTAGCTACAGTTTCATCACCATTCCCTTTGAATTTTAAGCCATCATTCAAGGTTGCGACTTCCTCATCATTGACTTCAAGACGAGGCTTATTAGTTGTACCATCAACTCCAGGCTTACCATCAACTTTTGTGGTTAACGTTACACCATTAGCACCATCTTTTCCTGCAATGCTGATACCTGGTTTACCCTCTGGTCCAGTATCACCTTTAATGCTTACACCATCTTTGCCGTCTTTACCTACAACATTGATTGTACCCGCTTGTCCAGGCGTACCATCTTTAGCTTTTTCGCCAACTGTAACTTCATTGCCTAATGCTAATTTTAATGAGTTATTTGCAGTATCAGCAGTAACCGTAATACCGTCTTCACCTTTGATCTGAATTGCTTCACCAAGGTTTTTCTTCACTTCGGTATTACTATCATCAGATAAAGCAAAACCTTTATTTGTCAGTGCATCCGATGTATTTTTCAGATCTTTAACATTTACTGCTTTATTTGGTGAATTTGTTGCTGCGGTCTCTAAAGCGTCAGTAAAGTCACTGTCGGTTTTATTACCATCAGGGTCAATCGCACTCTTCACATTATCTAGTGTTTGAGGTTCTGCTGCACCATCTTTAGAAACTAAAGTTGTTCCTGTTGGGGTCGCCTCTTCAGCATTATTATTTACAACACCGTTAGTTACATCGCTAGCTTTATAGAATTTATCACCTACTTTCACTAACGGATTTCCATTTGCGTCAGTATACGCAACTGGTAAACCAGTTACATCAACATGGAAAGTATGTTTGCCATCAGCATCAGTTACCGTTGAAACTTTGGTATTTGCACCATCAACTACTTGAACAGTATCACCAATTTTAACTGTGGTCTCAGTATTAGAATTAGTCTGTAACTTCCAACCCGTATCAGCAATATTTTTCAAATCACCAATATTAGCAACATTAGTTAATTCAGGTGCATTATCTCCTAATGAAGAAATTGTCTTACTACCTAAACCACTAGTAACACCTGTAATTTGACCTTCTGGGTTATTGATCGTAATCGTGTTACCTGCTGCATTATTAGAGGTAATAGCACCTGTATCACCATCAATTTTAACCCCTGGTTTTGTTCCTGCATCAGAAGCAGTAGGATCATTACCAAAAGTCGCGCTGGTTAATTCAGTTAAGGTTTTAGCCATTTTAAGAACTAATTCACCACCTTCACTATCTACACGCAAGTTTTTATCAGTAACTTCTGCATCTGAGCCTAACTTGCCTTTAATAGCTAAAGTTTCATTTAACTTCTTATTAATGACATCGCCTTTATCACCTTGGAATTTTAAACCATCATTCAAAGTCGCAACTTCTTCACCATTGACTTCAAGACGAGGTTTAGTGTTTGTACCGTCAGTCGCACCTTTACCATCAACACCAGGCTGACCATCAACTTTTGTCGTTAAAGTTACGCCATCAACACCGTCTTTTCCTGCAATGCTAATACCTGGTTTACCCTCTGCTCCAGTATCACCTTTAATGCTTACACCATCTTTGCCATCTTTACCAACAACATTGATTGTGCCAGCTTGACCAGCTCCACCATTTTCAGGTTCACCAACAGTTACAGTATTTCCTAAAGCTAGTTTTAATGAATTATCTGTGCTATCCGCAGTAACAGTAATGCCATCTTCACCTTTAATCTGAATAGCTTCACCCAATTTTTTCTTCACTTGAGTGTTTTTATCATCAGCTAAAGCAAAACCTTTATCGGTTAAATCATTCGCAGCTTTTTGTAAATCACCTACATTGGTAGCATTTTTAAGCGTATCACCAGAAGCTTTATCTAACTCTTGACCATCTAAACCACTTGCAACATTAGTGATTTTGTTATCACCATTATTTAATCCATTTTCTGTTAAACTAACAGTTTTAGCTGGATCATTTGCACCGCTACCATTATCTTTGTTGATAGTTACACCATCTTTATTGATAACAGTTTTGTCAGCATCTGATGTACCAAAAGTTGCATCAGTTAAACCAGCTAAACTTTTCGCTAATTTAACAGTTAAAGTATCAGTGTTATTTGAAACCACCCCGATATTATTATCAGAAAGTTTCTCCGCTTCGGTAACACCACCTTTAACATTAGTTACTTCACCTAACTGACGAGTAAACGTGTTTGCACCACTGTTTTCGCCAACATCACCGGCATATTTTGTGCCTTTGGCAATGTTTTGAGTATTAATATCAACTTTCTTATTAGTTGCATATAACTGGCTACCATTTACTGCATCTTTAGAGGTCTCAGAGATCTCTCCATCAGCAACATTAGTTACTTTTTTATTACCTGCACTAATACCATCTTTAGTGATGCTTGGTCCATTATTTGCAAGTGTTAATCCATCTTTATTTAGAGTATTGCCATTGATAGTAACACTTCCGTTCTCACCTAAATCAAGGGTTTTAGCAAGTTCAATTTTTAATTTGCTGTCCTCAACTTTAGTTGAAATATTTGAATCAGCACCAACCACTTCAATAGTGTTATTAAGTTTTTTCTTAACCTCTTTGGTATCTTGTGCTTTTAAGCCAAATTCAGCCGCATTTACTTTATCATCAACAGATTTCACCGCACTTTCAGTTGCAGCACGACCAGCATTTTCACCTGTACCATAATCAACCTTATTATCAGTTGGATTACGCTCATCTAAACCTGTAACCTTACCAGCTTCAACTTTTGTAGGTTTCCCATCTTTAGTGATAGTTAAACCATCAGTATTCATTGATGTATTACCTGTTGTTACAGTATTTGCTGTTACACTATTTAAATTAACATCATCTTTAGTT includes the following:
- a CDS encoding YadA-like family protein, encoding MNKIFRIVWNQSLQTWVVVSELASRHGKPTTIVGSVKKTSKTLKSFFLNSLSLSVLLALPTAANAYVAFNYTDEDGTVHNVDTGVIGGDSSGTTVRRKAQASDDPKIQPLNYRTPGNMTFATPDDTTLSTAATGSGGSKLYTENTGMTQSGIAIGNFANTISKAGQSRTNGGVASSGIAIGNYATAEGGMSIALGSFTHASDIGAIALGTAARAAAFNSLAVMRQASAAGNMSMAIGTAAYAKGTGGIAMGQSATATGNRSVAIGSANADIKLVDGGLGSTVGMTTYTEDSSTKADGDSSVAVGSVARAGGDRSIAIGANARVEADNTSADNKAPNAIAIGSSARTNYENNIAIGNQATATSPSLTYSGVRGNNGHPGILEANALDMYYRNADSEALKGFGTVSVGDRASAMNGGVALGGNAIANTVSVSVGLQSNSANSGVSVGTASYSDNASVAAGRQAYSDKLGVAVGTTAVANAISTVAVGASATANAKGAIAIGGRDTSTNTLTNGDYDYSLENSTKATGASSISIGTKASASKANAIAQGTLSNAAGTRSIAIGTEAVAGNKSEQVDTIAIGTKSLANTVGGIALGGEAKSTGNGATAVGSYANALATASSAFGNHANASAEAATAIGRQSLAGRNASALGTAAKATGDSSIAIGAGAQAQGANAISIGTGNVVSGNNSGAIGDPTTISGEGTYSLGNNNGTIAASNSGVFGNDNTFAEGANDSIRVIGNHNTIQTSNVQILGNDITAGVANSAYIGSSSRAAAGNTVGSKNKKKDGSDGNTTTAGDGGTVTNATVGAITYGGFAGAQAHGVVTVGAAGNERRIQNVAAGEISATSTDAINGSQLYATNNVVNNVANSVKNVLGGDAAVDPNTGNITYGNTTQNGSGDTDGVGGTGKTTIDEAIKHVNQGWKATVSNSDGGEQSGQMEDAIQPGETLTFDAGKNIKLTQSEGKISIATKDDVNLNSVTANTVTTGNTSMNTDGLTITKDGKPTKVEAGKVTGLDERNPTDNKVDYGTGENAGRAATESAVKSVDDKVNAAEFGLKAQDTKEVKKKLNNTIEVVGADSNISTKVEDSKLKIELAKTLDLGENGSVTINGNTLNKDGLTLANNGPSITKDGISAGNKKVTNVADGEISETSKDAVNGSQLYATNKKVDINTQNIAKGTKYAGDVGENSGANTFTRQLGEVTNVKGGVTEAEKLSDNNIGVVSNNTDTLTVKLAKSLAGLTDATFGTSDADKTVINKDGVTINKDNGSGANDPAKTVSLTENGLNNGDNKITNVASGLDGQELDKASGDTLKNATNVGDLQKAANDLTDKGFALADDKNTQVKKKLGEAIQIKGEDGITVTADSTDNSLKLALGNTVTVGEPENGGAGQAGTINVVGKDGKDGVSIKGDTGAEGKPGISIAGKDGVDGVTLTTKVDGQPGVDGKGATDGTNTKPRLEVNGEEVATLNDGLKFQGDKGDVINKKLNETLAIKGKLGSDAEVTDKNLRVDSEGGELVLKMAKTLTELTSATFGNDPTASDAGTKPGVKIDGDTGAITSNNAAGNTITINNPEGQITGVTSGLGSKTISSLGDNAPELTNVANIGDLKNIADTGWKLQTNSNTETTVKIGDTVQVVDGANTKVSTVTDADGKHTFHVDVTGLPVAYTDANGNPLVKVGDKFYKASDVTNGVVNNNAEEATPTGTTLVSKDGAAEPQTLDNVKSAIDPDGNKTDSDFTDALETAATNSPNKAVNVKDLKNTSDALTNKGFALSDDSNTEVKKNLGEAIQIKGEDGITVTADTANNSLKLALGNEVTVGEKAKDGTPGQAGTINVVGKDGKDGVSIKGDTGPEGKPGISIAGKDGANGVTLTTKVDGKPGVDGTTNKPRLEVNDEEVATLNDGLKFKGNGDETVAKKLNETLTVKGGLAQGEDATDANTRVDVTGGELVVKLAKNLTDLTSATFTDNTTGDSTEITGGAITTTNNDGSNVALRTATETSFIGGPNDTVKLSNEGLDNGNNQITNVASGLGDTALEDATGDTLTNAANIADVKKARTTVTSSDDSILVGETTEEDGHTNYDLTVDKQKIVEGAQLPVVYTDAEGNKLYKQADGSFNTQADGQGKRVEAADVIASMNSGDGSTSTPTKLANVGSSIADQKGDTYLDKLDAANTANANNAVNVSDLKNTADALTNKGFGLTAQDGNAVTKKLGETVEVVGGAEDAVTTTAKNVRTVVNNGKIEVQVAEAPEFKEVTVTNGKDGADGKSVVVKPDAIVFNGVDGVDGKDGTDGQNGQVSVKVEKGEPGLAGNDGKDGESKTRIVYEKPNGDKETVATLNDGLKFKGNGDKVVEKKLNETLTVKGGLAEDKDVTDANTRVDVDDEGNLVVKMAKELTDLTSAVFGNNPVDNKGVENKPGVNVDGSTGAITTQNAAGNQIVINNPAGQITGVESGLGDTKLEEAKGDTLKNVANIGDLQNVSKKLTDTGWKLQTNDGTESTVKLGETVQVVDGANTKVSTVTDANGKHTFHVDVTGLPVAYTDEDGNPLVKVGDKFYKASDVTDGVVNQDAPEATPTGTTLVSKDGTATPQTLDNVKSVIETPTEDKDFSTVLKEAADSKPNSAVNVSDLKNTSDALTAKGFGLTDDSGNKVTQELGKQIQIKGVDGVTVTAKDAEQDGRRLEVSLSGDVRVSGKDGKDGTIGVKGADGRDGTTITKDAIVFNGVDGVNGKDGADGKDGQASIKVEKGAKGLDGNDGKDGESKTRIVYEKPNGEKEEVATLNDGLRFEGDTGETIDKKLNTTLKLSGKASENGGLESDAAVTDKNLRVDSINGQLVIQMAQALRDLTSATFGNPENPTSDNPVTTITNNGMTINNGTPAETVSLTKDGLNNGGNQITNVASGLGDKDISSLEDNDPTLTNAANIGDLKNVSDNLTNTGWKLQTNDGNAQTVKLGETVQVVDGANTKVSTITSKDGVHSYHIDVTGLPIVYTDEQGNPLVKVGDTFYKASDLENGLPKEGAQPATPAGTSLVAQDGSATPQTLDNVKSVIAPQNGEDFTKALEKAAESKPNSAVNVSDLHNTANALTENLTQKGFGLTDDSGKEVTQELGKQIQIKGKDGVTVTADANDKSLTVALEGDVRVSGKDGKDGTIGVKGADGRDGTTITKDAIVFNGVDGVNGKDGADGKDGQASIKVEKGAKGLDGNDGKDGESKTRIVYEKPNGEKEEVATLNDGLIFQGNGTDTVAKKLNETLQIKGGLDNNAKATDANTRVDVEDGALVVKMAKDLTDLDSATFGKDGDNTVINKDGITITNSNPTKPNVSLTENGLSNGDNKITNVAEGTDDTDAVNVKQLKEAAAAATTTVESSDGTIDVSRPQPQPEDGHIHYDLKVNSQKVVENAQLPVVYTNKDGDKVYKQADGSFNTKPDGSGTKVEAGDIIASMNSGDGSTTSPTKLANVGTSIGDISPTVDGKAVPADKANFLDQLAEAGKDGSKVANNAVNVSDLHNTADALVNKGFNIAADKGGDDNVRLGETVKFTDPNKNIITTVKDNEIQFALNSEVSIGGKDGKPGSIGVKGADGKDAVAINGADGGSIVVGGKDGVPGKDGAPGIAINGKDGSIGIAGKDGSNAGVTVAQGEKGLAGNDGKDGESKTRIVYTKPDGNTEQVATLNDGIKYQGDVGNAQMTLNNTTQIVGGVTNAEDLTDNNIGVVAKQDGKNAKLTVKLAKDLKGLNSVTTTDAAGNSTTVQGNGVTISGPNAAGNNSTVSLTTNGLNNGGNRITNVADGKDDTDAVNVRQLKGAVGNINNNINKLNKDLRAGIAGATATAGLPQVYMPGKSMVAAAAGTYKGQGAIAVGYSRASDNGKVILKLTGNANTRGDFGGSVGVGYQW